The following nucleotide sequence is from Pseudomonas putida S13.1.2.
AGGTTGGTGACTGAATTCACCACGCCCAATATATCCGTCACTGTCTGGACGGCAGGCGACACACCAGAGATCGCAGCAGCCAACTGCCCAGCTACCCCAGCGCTCCCGGTAAGGAAAAACTGCTGATTCGAGACTCTGGATGCATGAGGCAGCTCCTGATGGGGCACGGAGGGCACGGGCCCGTCTACCCCCGCAGGATTATTGTTGGCCCGGAAAGCGGCCCTGCGCCCCGCTACATTCTTGGCAGTACGTGCCAACGAGCCGAACAACGTAGCACCGCTGGACGCCACGCCAACGATTCTGAGCACGACACCCCAGAAGGCCCCGCTCGGGTCATGGCGATTCACGGGATCGCCGCCACAATAGCCGTATGCATGGATACCTCCCTTGCCGAACGGGCTTAGCGAGTCAGCGCTGATGAACCGCCTCAGGCTCGGACTGTAGAAGCGGCGACCATTGCCCAGCGGATAACAGCCTGTCAGCGGATCCAGATGCTGACCACAGAAAGCCAGCCCTGGTAGTAGTGCGGTGCTCAAGGCACCGTAAGGCGAAAAAGCGCGCGCCTCGTGACGCCCCCTGCCCAATACAGAGTGCTGGCGGTCGATGCTTAGCAGGAATGTCGTCATGGTTATCCACAATTCACGGGAGCGTGTGGACAGGGTAATGAGGGACGTTGCGTTTGCGTACTGGCAAAAATAACAGGCCGGCAACTGGTCACTATTCAACCAATCCCGCCAAGGCCCCGCGATTTCTGGGCTACAGCGATGTTCATACACCTTGTCCACAGAGACACCAACAGAGTTTGTGAGCAAAACGCGGCAATGCAGCCTTTGTTCTGTGGATAAGCGATTCAAGGCCTTGATAATCATGGATCAGGAGGCATTCGCCCCAATTTGATCATTTTCTAATC
It contains:
- a CDS encoding RHS repeat-associated core domain-containing protein, whose protein sequence is MIIKALNRLSTEQRLHCRVLLTNSVGVSVDKVYEHRCSPEIAGPWRDWLNSDQLPACYFCQYANATSLITLSTRSRELWITMTTFLLSIDRQHSVLGRGRHEARAFSPYGALSTALLPGLAFCGQHLDPLTGCYPLGNGRRFYSPSLRRFISADSLSPFGKGGIHAYGYCGGDPVNRHDPSGAFWGVVLRIVGVASSGATLFGSLARTAKNVAGRRAAFRANNNPAGVDGPVPSVPHQELPHASRVSNQQFFLTGSAGVAGQLAAAISGVSPAVQTVTDILGVVNSVTNLSGGSIGNFAAAREVGSYLWANPREIPVVALETLMDVTMVAEIPAYVALGFTAVAKGMRSARPTPHDVPV